One part of the Alligator mississippiensis isolate rAllMis1 chromosome 3, rAllMis1, whole genome shotgun sequence genome encodes these proteins:
- the LOC132249169 gene encoding phospholipase A2 inhibitor gamma subunit B-like has protein sequence MKAPVILYVLLAFLGQGSSLQCEFCDAIGDNCSGSMQTCNPGEDTCGIIKNEAIVGELKSRTYTKSCLSSDACRNPFLSMDFGKGIRQRTSIACCTGEACRTTSVQLPPVNTAPNGLQCPACFSIGSYDCCNEIVYCAGSDTYCFDFKGSLLMGEGTLNTAVKGCISVSECTRPVVLMKAGQNFSMDINRFECKPASPAASKSSGWTLLATPSFPIMAGLILTKTIS, from the exons ATGAAAGCACCCGTCATCCTCTACGTCCTCTTGGCTTTCCTAGGCCAAG gcAGCTCTCTCCAGTGTGAGTTTTGCGATGCGATAGGGGACAACTGTTCTGGCTCCATGCAGACCTGCAATCCTGGTGAAGATACCTGCGGTattattaaaaatgaagcaaTAGTAG GGGAGTTGAAGTCGCGGACTTACACAAAGTCCTGTCTCAGCTCTGATGCGTGTCGCAATCCCTTTCTTAGCATGGACTTTGGGAAAGGAATAAGACAGAGAACCAGTATCGCCTGCTGCACCGGGGAGGCCTGTCGAACTACATCTGTCCAAT TGCCACCAGTGAACACCGCTCCCAATGGCTTGCAATGTCCAGCGTGCTTCAGCATTGGATCTTATGACTGTTGCAACGAGATTGTGTATTGTGCCGGGTCTGACACCTACTGCTTTGATTTCAAAGGGTCACTTCTCATGG gggaaggTACTTTGAACACCGCAGTAAAAGGCTGTATCTCTGTGTCTGAGTGCACACGTCCAGTAGTACTGATGAAGGCAGGCCAAAACTTCTCCATGGATATCAATAGGTTTGAATGCAAAccagcctctcctgcagccagcaagTCTTCTGGATGGACCCTCCTAGCCACGCCCAGCTTTCCCATCATGGCTGGGCTCATCTTGACAAAGACCATTTCCTGA